Below is a genomic region from Methylobacterium sp. FF17.
CCTTCGCTGTCAGGCGGGTCGAATAAGGGTACTCCCCACTCTCGAACGCATGCCGGATCGCCTCGGCATCGTGCCGCCCGCCCTGCGCGCTGCGTTGGAGCAGGTCCGGTTTGGCAACCTCCGGCATCCCGGCGACGGAAGGGGCCATCGATGTTTCCGTATCCGTCTCCGTAGGCTCCGGCGTCGAACGGGGCGGCGCCGCGACCTCGCTTTCCGCCGGCCTGTCGGAACGTCCGGACGTTCGGGGCCGTGCGTCCTTGGAATTAGTGTTACGCGCCGCTTCGGTGCTCGTCTCCGGCATATCCGTCTCCGATGTTGCTCGCGCTTCCGAGGGGCGGTCCGGACAGCGTCAGCGACCGCTTCCGCCACAGTGGAATCCGCCCATTGCGGCTTGGCAGGCACTCCGCAGCTGTGTCCTCGCAGGAACTCGCCTTGCCTCCTCCCCGGGGTCATTCGTGGGGAGAAACGTGCGGCGTCGTACCGGCAGCCCGCGGGGACCGCCCGCCCATCAGGTGGCTGGGAACCTCGTCCGTCGTACCGGAGGTCCCCTCCTCCCAAGCATCGAGGGAGCACTCCGCTGAACCAGGAGCCGCGACGTGGGTCCGTAGTGCCTCAGCGGCCCAGAGAGAGGTGGTCGTCGACGGAGCATACCCCGGGAACGGACCATGCCGCCTGCTCGGCAAGCTCGCGCTCGCCCCAGGCCCGTACGCTTCCGTCGAGGATCACCCTGTCGCCGTCCAGGGTGACGTCGATGGTGTCCGGATCGGTCGAGGCACGTTCCAGCACGTCGAGGATGGCCGCCTTGACCACCCCTTCCCGCGCCTTCGGTGGAATGGTGACCAAGTCGATCACGCCGCGAACCCATGCAAAGCTCCGACCGCCCTTCCGAGGGTTGACTTCAGCGTTGGGCAGGTGACGGAACCCTGCAGGGTCACTGCGCCGCCTTCGACCTTGATCGCAACCGAACCCGCATCGATGCCAAGGTCCCGCTCCAGGGTGGTGGCGACGCGAGCCGCAAGGGTCTCGTCCTGGGACCTCGCCATGCCCTCGGGGCACACGGCGACCTGTCCCGCCAAGGCGCGCACGCCTTTGACTTGCAGGACCGCCCGTTCGATGGCCGCCTTCTCGCTGTAGCTCGCCACGTGCCCGCTGAGCGTCACGATGCCCTCACCGACAGCCACCCCGATTTGCTGGCCGCGCGAGGCCTGCGCAGCATCAAGTGCTTCCAGCACGTCACGGCGAAGGTCCTTGTCCGTCATGTCGCTCTCCCTGTCCCATTCAGAGGGTTCGTGGCATGGTTCTAAAAATTCGACCGATGCCGATCCTTGATCCAGCGCAAGGCGTTCCGCTGCCGACGGAGGCACTGTCGTCATCGTGGACGGCGGACACATCGCCTACCGGTCATGGAGCGTCGGCTTCGCCGCGGAGGCGGCGACACAGCCCGTCAGGCGAAAGGCTCACCTAGAGCGAAAGCCTGTAATCCGTCGTATGCATTCGTTCCGTTGGCATGTCCGACCGGTGATCACCCTTCGACCGGCATCACGCGCCGCATCGCCGTTCCACCGGGGGTCCAATTGCGGGGGCGTGCGCCTAGCTCGGTGACGGGCCGGCAGGGCTTGCCCCAGCGCCCTCGTCGACGGCGACCTGGTCCCTGCCGTTTCGCTTAGCCTCGTACAAGGCCCTATCGGCGCGGGCGACGAGAGCCCCCATGCCCTCGTCCGCCGTGTGTTGCGCGACGCCCGCCGAGACGGTGACGTGGCCGATCTCCTCAGCGGTCTCCCGCTTGATGAGACGCCGGCCTCGGAGCGCGTTTCGGATACGCTGCGCCAGCCGTGCAGCGGTTCCGCTGTCGGCGCCGGATAGAAGGAGCGCGAACTCCTCGCCACCGTACCGTGCCACCATGTCCGCCGGCTGGACGTGATCCGCGAGCAGCCGGGCGATCAGCCGGAGCACCGCGTCGCCGGTCTGGTGGCCGTACGTGTCGTTGAACCGCTTGAAATGGTCCACGTCCAGGAGGACCACGCAGAAGGCTGGTCCGCCCGACTCCTTGGCCCGGGCGATCAACCGACGCAGCCGGGTCTCGAAGGCCCGTCGGTTCGCAACGCCCGTCAGATCGTCGACCGCAGCCCGCTGACGGACGTCGGACAGGCTGGTCCGTAGCTTCGCGATCCGCCGTGTCGATGCCGTGAGTTCGCGTTCCAGCTCCCGGTTGCGCTGGCTCGCCTTGGTCGTCTCCGATGCCAATGCCGCGACCGCCTGCACGAGCGCCTGGACCGTCGACGTATGCCCGAGGCGCTTGTTCCACAGGTCGAGGACTTGCCCGTATTCCGTAAACCCGTCGCGTCCCCCGGTCATTCGTTCGACCAAGGCCTGCGCCTCCCGTTCGAGGGCTTGCGAACCGTCGGCCATCGCGTCGAGGTCGAACTCGGGCGAGAGGTGGCGCCGATGCATTTCTTCGAGCTCCGCATCGGACGGCGTGCCGCGTTCAAGGAGTTCGCGAAGCTGGCGAGCGAGCGTCGGAGCCGCTCCTTGCTGGAGATGCAGGAAGAGTTCGTAGTTGCGGGCTGTCGGCGCGATGTTATGCCGATTCAGGATTTTCCATGCTTCGTTCGCATGCCTGTGCAGGCGCGAGTCCGATCCGCGTGGCATCACGCCGTCGGGCACGATGGTCCCATCCATCGTATGTCCTTCGGCCTGTGTTTGTCTCATGCCGCACTTCTACCCATCATCGACAAGCTCGCCCCGGCGCGTTCAAGCGTTTATTCATAGCCAGCGGTGCGAGTTCCTTCACGAGTATGCTTGCCTTCGATTTCGCCCGGATGAACACCGCTTGCGTCGCAGGTCGGTGGGAGGAGTGAGAAAGAGCGAGATCCGCGCATTGCGACGGTCAGCTCTATCGTTGTCTCCACGCGGATGAGCTGGATCGATCCATTAAACGCGGCGCTCTCGCTTTTGCTCTCGATGTTCAGATCTAGAAGCCAGCGCCCGGGTTCAACCGGACATGAAGTATAGTGAAGTGAGCCCTATCGGTAAGTCGACCTCATATTTTTCAACCGGCCTCACTTCCAGTATTTACACCTCCATAGCGGAGTATTTTACCCTGCGAGATTCTCAAGCCTTGCCGCCTCGGACAGGTGAGCGAACGGGTCCCCGACCGGCGAACCCAGGCCGACACCGGTATGGCTTCAAGGCGCCGTCAGACGACGCGCCGTCCGCTTTCGTCATCGAGGTACTACCTCAGCGCACCCGGGACCCGAGCGACCCTCCTCTGGAACCCGTTAGATGGCATCCGTACCGGAGACCTCGGTTCGAAGCGCCAGGCTGTCATGTCGCCGGGCGGCTCGTGTCTCGCGGTCACCGCCCGGTTGCCCTCGACCGTCGGCGTGGGCGCGAAATTCCATAGGCATCGGACTCCGAAACGGCGTCGAACTTCGTCGAAGAGGCTCAGCTCCTGCTCCGTAAGAGGACGCTTCCTGCTTTGCGCCACGCTGAGCCGGGCTGCCTCATCGAGTCTACGCTGCCCGGGGCTGACTGTAAGGAGGACCTTGACCCGGGTAAGTTCGGCTGGGCCCTAAGCGAACTGTACTTGGCAGCTCAGGCGCATGTGGTCATCGTCCCAAGCCGATCACGCAAGCACATTCCGGTCACATCCACGGCTAGACGTACTATCCGTTGCCTTGCCGTTGGGTAAGGTTCGCGCAGCGGCCAGACGTCGATTGTCACAGGCTCGGCGTCCACAGGTGCGATTGGTCGAAGGCCGGCTTATGTCATGGCCGCGGGTGAGGGGCGTCACGTCCCAGACATCGGCGCTGTCCGAGCCATGGGTCCGGTGGCGGGGAGACGCTCCGATCCCCACGGCAGGTTCGCACAGGCCACTGGCGCGCGACGATTGCGCATCTCATCTGGCCGCGCATAGGCATCGAATTTATTCATGGAAAAGAGTATTCCACCTCTGAATGAACGTTCCACATCGGCATGCGCGGCCGTAGGCGTGGCAAAAGAGCGAAAACGATGCCTACGCGATCCCTTATGTGGCCGATGGGGCCCTCGCATTCAGAGGAATCCGGCAGACGCGGTCTCTCCTCACGGCATTTCCTAAAGCTCATCGAGGACGGCGGCGAGATCGGTTTCTGGTCCAGCGACATGGCCGGTGACCACATCCGGGCATCGGTCGGCCTCTACAGGATCCTCGGTCTGGATCCGTCCGTCGAGGTGACCTTCTCCCTCATCAGGGAAATGGTGCATCCCGGGGATCGCGCCGCGCAGGCCGATCTCCTGACGCTCCTGCGGGCGGGGCATGCCGTGAAGCGGGAATTCCGGATCATCCGACCAGATCGGACGCAGCGCTGGATCTCAAGCCGGGCCGAGGTTCTCCTCGGAGCGGACGACCGACCGAGCCGCGCCATCGGCGTCGTCCAAGACGTCACGGAGCGTCACGAGGCGCGACGCTCGGTCGAGCAGGAGCAGGACAGATGCCGCGCGTTGATCGAGGCGACCGCGGCCGTGGTCTGGTACGCGAGCCCGGACGGGGCGGTGTTGGAGATGCCGCAGTGGCTGGAACTGACCGGCCAATCCCAGGAAGAGGTGCAGCGAACCGGATGGCTCGGGGCGGTGCACCCCGAGGATCGTCCGCGGACCGAGGCGGCGTGGCGCACGGCTGTGTCACATGCCTCCCCCTACAACACGGATTACCGCATCCTTTGTGCGGACGGGATCTATCGCTGGTTCAATTCGCGCGGGGTCCCGATCCTGAACCGGGACGGTTCCGTCCGAGAGTGGACCGGGGTGTGCCTCGCCATTCCCGGGCGGAGACGCTTCGAGGACGTTCCGCCGGATTTGAGCCCCTCTCCCGTCCCGCCCGCCTCGCTCGACCTGACCCCGGCGCAGATCCGCGGTGCTCGCGGCATCGTCGGCTGGTCCTGCGCCGAGTTGGCCGCGAGGGCGTCCCTGTCGGTCTCGACGGTGCGGCGCCTGGAGGAGGAAGTCGTGACGGTCCGGCCGCGGCGGGACAGCGTCGCGGCCCTGCGGCGGGCACTTGAGGAAGCGGGCGCAGAGTTTACCTGGGAGCCGACAGGCCTGCCTGGCGTTCGCCCCACCTCTCGGTGATGACTGAACCGGGGCCCGGCTCCGTGCAAGGTGGAGCGGACGGAGATGCTGTCCCTCGACGTCGGCCTGTCGCCATCCTCAGGGTCGTTCCAGCAGCCTGGGATGGCGCTCGGCCTTGCTTCTATTCCGGTGGTTACCCAGCAGCATCGCAGGTGCCATTGCTTAGAATGGCGCTTTCTGCAAGCCAGCGAGATTCGCCAACGGCTGTATCTTTCATCCTAAGGTGTTCGGCGCGGAGAGCTCACCGAACATTCAGTGTCCAAACCATACAGCCTTTGCGAATGAGCTCCGGAAATTTCGCGCGAATTGCCGGACGTTTCGCACGTAATGCCGGGCTGACCATCATGACAGCCTCTAGACGTCGAGGTTGGCCACGCTCAGCGCGTTGTCCTGGATGAACTCGCGGCGGGGTTCCACCACGTCGCCCATGAGCTTCACGAACAGGTCGTCGGCGTCCTGGGTGTCCTTGACCTTGACCTGTAGGAGGGAGCGCACGTCGCGGTCGAGGGTGGTTTCCCAGAGCTGCTGGGCCGTCATCTCGCCGAGCCCTTTGTAGCGCTGGAGCTGAAGGCCCTTGCGGCCGAAGGCCATGACCGCCTCGAACAGGCCGACGGGGCCGTGCAGGGTCGTCTCGTCGCCCTTGCGGGCGTAGGTGACGGGCTGGTCGTAGATCTCGCGAAGGGCCTCGGCCCGGTCGGCGAGACGACGGGCCTCCTGCGAGGCCAGCAGCGACGCGTCGAGGGTCACCACCTGACGCACGCCGCGTAAGGTCCGGCTGACGACGTAGCCGCCCTCCGCGACCGAGCCTTCCCAGCCGCGCTCGATGTCGTCGGCGATCCGGTCCATGCGCCGGGCCATCTCTTCGGCCAGCACCTCGGCTTCGGCCGGTGCCTCGTCGACATTGGCGCGGAAGGCGCCGGCGATCAGGCCCTGCTCGACCACGGCCCGGTCGTAGCGGGTGTGGAGCGCCTGCATCAATCCCCGGAACTGGCGCGCCTCCTCAACCAGGGCTTTGAGCTGCGCACCGCCGAACTCGGTGCCGGAGGCGAGCCGCAGCACAGCCCCCTCGACGCCGGCATCGATGAGGTAATCCTCCAGTGCCCGCTCGTCCTTGAGGTAGATCGCGGACTTGCCCTTGGCGGCTTTGTAGAGCGGCGGCTGGGCGATGTAGAGGTGCCCGCGCTCGATCACCTCCGGCATCTGCCGGAAGAAGAAGGTCAGCAGCAGGGTGCGGATGTGCGAACCGTCGACGTCGGCATCGGTCATGATGATGATGCGATGGTAGCGCAGCTTCTCCGGGTTGAAGCCCTCGCGGTCGGTCGACGAGCGGCCGATGCCGGCGCCGAGCGCCGTGATCAGCGTGCCGATCTCGGCCGAGGACAGCATCCGGTCGGCCCGCACGCGCTCGACGTTCAGGATTTTTCCGCGCAACGGGAGGACCGCCTGGAAGGTGCGGTCACGGCCCTGCTTGGCCGAGCCGCCGGCGGAATCACCCTCCACCAGCAGGATCTCGCACTTCGAGGGATCGCGCTCCTGGCAATCGGCGAGCTTGCCGGGCAGCGAGGCGATGTCGAGAACCCCCTTTCGGGTCACGGTCTCGCGGGCCTTCCGGGCCGCCTCGCGGGCCGAGGCCGCCATGATGACCTTGGCCATCACCGAGCGGGCGAGCGCTGGATTTTCCTCGAGCCAGTTCGACAGGCCCTCATTGAGGACGTTCTCGACCGCCGGGCGCACCTCGGAGGAAACGAGCTTGTCCTTGGTCTGCGAAGAGAATTTCGGGTCCGGCACCTGCACCGAGATCACGGCGGTGAGGCCCTCGCGGCAATCCTCGCCGGTGAGCGAGATCTTTTCGCGCTTGGCGATGCCGGACGATTCGGAATAGCCGGTGATCTGGCGCGTCAGCGCGGCGCGGAAGCCCGCCATGTGGGTGCCGCCATCGCGCTGCGGGATGTTGTTGGTGAAGGGCAGCACGGTCTCGTTGAACGAGTCGTTCCACCACAACGCCACCTCGACGCGGATGTTGTCGCGCTCGGCCCGCACCATCACGGGCTTCTGCATGCCCTCGATGGGTTTGCGCGAGCGGTCGAGGTAGCGCACGAAGGCCTCGATACCGCCTTCGTAGAACAGCTCCTCGCGCTTGTGCTCGGCGTGGCGGGCGTCGGTGAGCACGATGCGCACGCCGGAGTTCAGGAAGGCGAGCTCGCGCAGGCGCTTCTCCAGCGTCGCGTAATCGAACTCGATCATCGTGAAGGTTTCGGTGGAGGGCAGGAACGACACCTCCGTGCCGCGCCGGCCGTTGCCGTCGCCGACGATCACCAGCGGCGAGACCGCGTCACCGTGGCGGAACTCCATCGCGTGCTCTTTGCCGTTGCGCCAGATGCGCAGGCGGAGCCATTGCGAGAGGGCGTTGACGACGGAGACGCCCACCCCGTGCAGGCCGCCGGAGACCTTGTAGGAGTTCTGGTCGAACTTACCGCCGGCATGGAGCTGGGTCATGATGACCTCGGCCGCCGAGACCCCCTCCTCCTTGTGGATGTCGGTGGGGATGCCGCGGCCGTTGTCGGAGACCGTGACCGAACCGTCGGGATTGAGGGTGACGGTGACGAGGTCCGCGTGGCCCGCGAGCGCCTCGTCGATGGCGTTGTCGACCACCTCGTAGACCATGTGGTGCAGGCCCGAGCCGTCATCGGTGTCGCCGATATACATGCCGGGGCGCTTGCGCACGGCGTCGAGCCCCTTGAGGACCCGGATGGATTCCGCGCCGTAGGCATCGGCGGCGAGGTTGTGGGAGCTGTCGGACATGAACTTCCTCGGGCAGGCGGGCACTTGGGCTGGGCTCGTCGGCCCAGGCCGAACCCCCGCACGCCTGCGTTTCTTACTTGCTCACGCAATATAGGCGTTTCGCGTTGAGAATGCATCGTTTCCGGGGCTCTGGGAGCCCGGAAACAGAGCCATTCTAGGCGACCCGCGTTAACCTCCGGTCAAGGCATCCCCGAGGACGCCTCGAACGGTGTTCTGTGGGGGCGTCCTGACGCCTCAATCCTGCAGGAACGGGTTCGTCATCCGCTCCTCGCCCAGCGTGCTGGTGGGGCCGTGGCCGGGAATGAAGGCCACATCGTCGCCGAGCGGCAGAACCTTGTCCTTGATCGCCCGGATCAGCTGTTCGTGGCTGCCGCCGGGCAGATCCGTGCGGCCGACCGAGCCCTTGAAGACCACGTCGCCCACCAGCGCGAAGCGCGCGTCACGGCTCATGAACACCACACTGCCCGGAGAGTGCCCCGGTGCGTGCAGGATGTCGAAGGTCAGGCCGCCGACCTCGACGAGGTCGCCATCGACGAGCCAGCGGTCGGGCGTCACCACCCGGGCCCCGTCGAGGCCGTAATTGGCACCCGTCTCGGGCAGGCTGTCGAGGAGGTAGCGGTCCGCCTCGTGCGGTCCCTCGATCGGCACGGCCAGGCGCTCGCGCAGCTCGGCCGCGCCGCCCGCATGATCGATGTGCCCGTGGGTGAGCAGGATCTTCTCGATGGTGATGCCTTGCGCAGCGATCGCCGTCTCGATCCGGTCGAGGTCGCCGCCCGGATCGACCACGGCGCCGACCTTGGTCTCGTCCGACCAGATCAGCGTGCAGTTCTGCTGGAAGGGGGTCACCGGAACGATTCCGGCGCGGGGCGTGCCTGGCATCAGGGGTCTCGCGGAATGGCGCCGCGGCGGCGCGGAGCCAGCCTGTCTATCCCGAGATCGGCGCGGGCGCGAATCCGTCGCGTCTCCGAGCACCGATCCGTCAAACTTCGGCCTCGCCACGGGGCTAGCGGAGCCTTAACCAACATCCGGCCGCACGTTCCGGACGGCTCCCTTCCCTCCCGGGTCCCTTGCGCACATGTTGAAAACCGCCTTCGTCGCCGCACGGGACCGGCAGCGCCTCGGAGAGATCGCGTCCGTCCTCATCGGCTTCGGCGTCACGAAGGTCGTGGAACGCCTCGGCCTCGCGCAGGTGGCGCGCCTCGCCAAGCGCCGGACACCGCAGGTGGACATCGCCCGCCTGTCGCAGCCACAGCGGGTGCGCCGGGCCATCGAGACCCTGGGGCCGACCTTCGTGAAGCTCGGCCAGATCCTGGCGAGCCGGCCCGACCTCCTGACCCCGGAATGGACGGAGGAACTGGAAAAACTCCACAGCCAGGTCTCGCCGATCCCGTGGGAGCGCATCCGCCCGCAGCTGGAAGAGGATCTCGGGGCCCCGCCCTCGGAGGTCTTCGCCGAGTTCGACACCACGCCGCTCGCCGCCGCCTCGATCGCGCAGGTCTACCGCGCCCGGCTGCATACCGGCGAGGAGGTGGTGGTGAAGGTCCTGCGGCCAGGGCTCCGCAAGATCATCGAGGCGGACCTGCGCCTGATGGGGCACGCCACCCGCATCGTCGTGGACGAATGGCCGGAATTCGGCCGCTACCAGCCCCAGGAGCAGATGCGCCACCTCGCAAGCGGCCTCTACGGCGAGCTCGACCTCATCAACGAGGCGCGCAACTGCGAGACCATCGCGGCGATCTTCGCCGACCGCGAAGACATCGTGGTGCCCAAGATCCACTGGGAGTGGACCTCCGAGCGCGTGCTGGTGCAGGAATTCGTGCACGGCATCCCGCCCAACGACCATGCCCGCCTCGATGCCGCCGGCTACGACAAGGTGCAACTCGCCCAGAAGGGCACCGACGCCTTCCTGCAGATGGCGCTGATCGAGGGCGTGTTCCACGCCGATCCGCATCCCGGCAACATGCTGATCATGCCGGACAACCGGATCGGCTTCATCGATTTCGGGATCATCGGCCGCCTGTCCCAGCGCCGCCGCACGCAGCTCCTCATGCTGATCGGCGCCATGCTGAAGGAGGATTCCGATGGGCTGATGGCCGTGCTCCTCGACTGGAGCGGGTCGAGCAACCCGGACCTGACCAAGCTCGAAGCTTCGTCGCAGGCCTTCGTCGCCCGCCACACCGGCGCTTCCCTCGATTTCGGCGCGCTGCTCACCGACTTCATGACCATGGCCCGCGAGAACGACCTCGCCATGCCGACCGATCTGGCCATCCTGTTCAAGGGGCTGGTGACGGCGGACGGGGTGATGCGCCAGCTCGATCCCGGCTTCGACCTCTTCTCGGCCGCTGGTCCGACCGTGAAGCGCAAGCTCGCCTCGCAGTTCTCGATCAAGGGCCTCACCCGCAAGGTCGAGGCCGTGGGCGCGGGCCTGTTCGGCGCGGCCTCCGAGCTGCCGACCCTGATCCACCTCATGCTGGTGCGCCTGAAGCAGGGCCGCGTCACCGTGGAGATCGAACTTAAGGGCATCGAGAAGCTCACCCGCGGCATCGAGCGCGCTGCCGCCCGCATCGCCGTGGCGCTGATCGTGGCTGCCTTCGCGACGCAGCTGGCACCGCGCTTCATGGACCTCGGCACCCCCGCCTTCGTCACGGTCGGCGCGATGGTGTGCGTGATCGGTGTCGGCTGGCTGGTGCTGCTGGGACGCAACAAGTAGGATCGAGGCGCCCCCCTAGGACGTCGCGGCGGGTTCGGCCTCGCGGGCGCGGACGGCGGAATACTCCGCCGTCGCACGCGCCTTCGACAGGTCGTGGGCGTTCTGGAGGTTGAGCCAGAACTGCGGTGACGTTCCGAACCGCACGCCGCGCCGGATCGCGGTATCGGCGGTGATGCCGCGCCGGGCCCGGACGATCTCCGAGATGCGATTGGGGGGCATGCCGATCTCCGCCGCGATCTGGCGGGCCGAGAGGCCGAGCGGAGTCAGGTCCTCGTCCGCGAGGATGTCGCCGGGATGGGTGCGGATGCGGGGCACGACCCATCTCCGCGTTCATCCCTAAGATCACCCACCCTTGTCTCCTTAAATCAGCCGCGTTGTGCCGCACATCTGCCACGCTTGCGCCCGTGGTCTCGGCTATGACCGTACGGCCCCTCCGCGTCATGACCCAGCTTCCGGTATCCCGGCCCGCATGAACATCATCCTGATCAAGCTGTTCGCCACGGCGCTGACGCTCAGTCAGGTCACGACGCGGCCGGACGCGGTGAAGACGCAGTTCGATCCGGTGGCCGACAAGGCCCAGGTGGTCCAGATCCTGCGCGACGGCTGCGCCCACATGCGCAAGGCCTTCGACATCGAGGACATCAACCTCGACGAACTCATCTCCACCGCGATGGAGGATCCCTCCGCCGTGGCCGGGGCGAGCGCCCCGAAGATCCTGCACGGCCTCGATATCGGCGAGTTGAACGTCAGCTACCGCCAGTTCTGCAAGGGCGAGAATCTGAAGGATTCCCCGTTCGACGCGGGCGAGGTGATCGCCTTCTACAACAAGGCGCTGATCGACCTGCCTTCGGCGGAGGCCCTGAAGGAGCGCAAGCTGCCGGGCGCCAGCCTCATCCTCGACGGGGCGGGCAAGCGCTACGCCGAGGCCTTCGAGGCCAACGGCCGGCGCCTCAGCGTGCCGATCGGCGAGGTGCCGGTGATGGTTCAGAAGGCTTTCGTGGCGGCGGAGGACAAGCGCTTCGAGACCCACAAGGGCATCGACGAGCGCGGCGTGATCCGCGCCTTCATCGGCAACCTCGCGTCCCCGGGCCGCCCCGCCGGCGGCTCCACCATCACCCAGCAGGTGGTCAAGAACCTCTCGGTGGGCGACGACGTCACCTACGAGCGCAAGATCCGCGAGATGATCGTGGCCTCTCGCCTGGAGCACATCCTTTCGAAGGCCGGCATCCTCGAACTCTACCTCAACGGCATCTATCTCGGGCGCGGCGCCTACGGCATCGAGATGGCGGCGCGCAGCTACTTCGGCAAATCGGTGGGCCAACTCAGCGTCACCGAGGCGGCGCTGCTGGCCGGCATGCCCAAGGGGCCGAACTTCTACAGCCCCGACAAGTACCCCGACCGGGCCCGCGAGCGCCGCGCCTACGTGCTTGCCCGGATGAAGGAAGAGGGCGTCATCACCGAGGCGCAACTCGCGGAGGCGGCCAATGCCCCGCTGGGGCTGACATCCGTCGAGGCGGCCCGGCGCGATTCCGGTTTCTACTTCGTGGATCATCTCACCCGCGAGGCGCGCACCTTCGCGGGGGTCGATTCGCTCACCGCCGCCAGCCACGTGGTGCGCTCGACCCTCAATGCCGGCCTGCAGACCGCCACCGAGACCGCCCTGCAGGAGGGGCTCGCCACCTACGAGCGCGCCACCGGCCGCGCCCGCTACGAGGGGCCCGAGCTGAACATCGCCGACGCGGTGCGCAAGCTCGAGGGGGCGGCGCCGGCTCCCGAAGCTTCGCCCCTCGGCGTGCCTCTCCTCGTCGGCGATGCGCCGAAACCCACCCCTGCCCCGAAGACGAAGGCCGAGCGCAAGGTGGCGGCCGCCGCGGAGAAAGCGGCCGAGAAGGCCGCGTCCAAGGTCGAGCGCCCCAAAGCCGCCTGGCAGCGGGCGCTGGAGACCGCCCGGCCCGTGCTCTACGACGTGCACTGGCCGCTCGCCGTGGTGCTGGACACCGGGCGCGGTGGCACGGCGAAGGTCGGCCTCGCCGACGGCCGCACTGCCAGCCTCGAGCCCGGCCCCGCGCGCGGGAAACTCCAGCCCTACGACGTGGTGCGGGTGAAGCTGCGCGACCCGAACGGAAAGGCGCCGCGCGCCGACCTGCGCGTGCGCCCCGGCGTGCAGGGCGCGGCCCTGGTGCTGGAGAACCGCACCGGGCGCATCCTCGCCATGGCGGG
It encodes:
- a CDS encoding penicillin-binding protein 1A, encoding MNIILIKLFATALTLSQVTTRPDAVKTQFDPVADKAQVVQILRDGCAHMRKAFDIEDINLDELISTAMEDPSAVAGASAPKILHGLDIGELNVSYRQFCKGENLKDSPFDAGEVIAFYNKALIDLPSAEALKERKLPGASLILDGAGKRYAEAFEANGRRLSVPIGEVPVMVQKAFVAAEDKRFETHKGIDERGVIRAFIGNLASPGRPAGGSTITQQVVKNLSVGDDVTYERKIREMIVASRLEHILSKAGILELYLNGIYLGRGAYGIEMAARSYFGKSVGQLSVTEAALLAGMPKGPNFYSPDKYPDRARERRAYVLARMKEEGVITEAQLAEAANAPLGLTSVEAARRDSGFYFVDHLTREARTFAGVDSLTAASHVVRSTLNAGLQTATETALQEGLATYERATGRARYEGPELNIADAVRKLEGAAPAPEASPLGVPLLVGDAPKPTPAPKTKAERKVAAAAEKAAEKAASKVERPKAAWQRALETARPVLYDVHWPLAVVLDTGRGGTAKVGLADGRTASLEPGPARGKLQPYDVVRVKLRDPNGKAPRADLRVRPGVQGAALVLENRTGRILAMAGGFSYPVSQLNRVTQTVRQPGSTLKPLTYLAALNAGLQPNTLVMDSAVTLPPIGGVGDSWSPKNYDGGGAGATTLRRGLEFSKNLVTARLLQGGIADKAPASLQKVCDLALEAQIYAECERYYPFVLGAQPVRMVDLAAFYAAVANEGARPAPYALESVERDGKTLYTREARAPARIGSADRVAFYQLKTMLQGVTNHGTAAALSRFSSAIAGKTGTSENENDAWFAGFTNEITIVVWVGYDNADGTRRTLGRGQTGGHLAVPIAGTILQAAWANGVPRTPLAPPSPEARPFLADASIEPRSGERVEGGGFREHFRIKDGRMADTQYQLLPRETRTAMRPDAEDGDLGADEDAPDTAGGLFGGLSGGRRALPESDLLDPYGERRSRRAQGETYQPWPGTQRSPFGDDEEIRPRPRRRDPDYLFGDEPRF